The Gemmata palustris genome includes a region encoding these proteins:
- a CDS encoding protein kinase domain-containing protein, whose product MSAHTTAAAFLEIVHRSGIHAPGKLDAALRDMEDLPDDPNRAAAVLVKNGLLTPFQAKNLLAGKCRGFRFGSYVIRTPLGRGGMGAVFLAEHETLNRPAAIKVLTASDANRRVAVERFLREARAAAALDHPNIVRIFDVGQQGDVYFLAMEYVDGQTLEHLVKTSGALSCGRVVEYIAQAAAGLQHAYEKGFVHRDIKPDNLMLTRDGTVKVLDMGLARSSADADKVTEMLDSGAVVGTADFIAPEQAMSAPVDIRADIYSLGATFFALLTGKPPFTGTTAQKLLQHQVKPAPSLTGVDKTFPPGLAEVVAKTLAKRPEDRYQTPAHLIAALTPWLNPSGKLVAGLSSTGPNGGERAMEAVTAMVTGASSARMAPSRPQTGSARNTRLPELGRKGKLVAAGVGVLLVAGLVAALSGGRSGAPATEPGTHAAKPPGTGAPPAPAPQPAPAPQPEAAPGNRVTAGRYEVELDATGIKSLQIQGQEFIRSLTVYRGAYFYDGSRNAALPFPTFTRQSPTTYLGDGPVASVRYEFFPDRMAWTITNKQGGEGLFFIIFNGKAVQAVSNDAGEWAGALAKRDWPNSTWYAGRAKLKVTGGSVLRGAWTDLDETCQVWQLTLPAGATRTVTLEPGEVTPAEAAQVAKVATAPTANSEPARGPLGLTAPLDRQVFQRTSRTTGWVGVSGRAPVGADRVEVKLEGQPLEGVLSTDWRAVPLNAQERTFDARVPAPAGGWYTVTVRALSNNEVVAEEAVTKVGVGEVFVGAGQSNSTNYGAEPTRPKSDLVASFDGARWQPANDPQPGTHDHSKSGSFWPAFGDALADRYKVPIGLAVTGHGPSTTAEWRPGSELFEWTAKRMKQLGPDGFRAVLWHQGESDVGLTADQYATSLTTVIEGSRKVVGRPVPWFVARVSYMGPDRPKAEGVRAGQKRLWDTGVALEGPDTDALTGDNRDNGGLGVHFSPKGLQAHGRAWAGKVTTYLDTALTAP is encoded by the coding sequence ATGTCTGCACACACGACCGCCGCTGCGTTCTTAGAAATCGTCCACAGGAGTGGGATTCACGCCCCCGGCAAACTGGATGCCGCGCTGAGAGACATGGAGGATCTGCCCGACGACCCGAACCGCGCCGCCGCGGTCCTGGTCAAGAACGGCCTGCTGACGCCGTTTCAGGCGAAGAACCTGCTGGCCGGCAAGTGTCGGGGATTTCGGTTCGGCTCCTACGTGATCCGGACCCCGCTCGGGCGGGGCGGCATGGGCGCGGTGTTCCTGGCCGAACACGAGACCCTCAACCGACCGGCGGCCATCAAGGTGCTGACCGCGAGCGACGCCAACCGCCGGGTCGCGGTCGAGCGGTTCCTCCGCGAGGCCCGCGCCGCCGCCGCCCTGGACCACCCGAACATCGTCCGCATCTTCGACGTGGGCCAGCAGGGTGACGTGTACTTCCTCGCGATGGAGTACGTGGACGGTCAAACCCTCGAGCACCTCGTCAAAACCAGCGGCGCGCTCTCGTGCGGCCGCGTCGTGGAATACATCGCACAGGCCGCGGCCGGGCTGCAACACGCCTACGAGAAGGGGTTCGTTCACCGGGACATCAAGCCCGACAACCTCATGCTCACCCGGGACGGGACCGTCAAGGTGCTGGACATGGGCCTGGCCCGATCGTCCGCCGACGCCGACAAGGTGACCGAGATGCTGGACTCCGGCGCGGTGGTCGGCACGGCCGACTTCATTGCGCCCGAGCAGGCGATGAGCGCCCCCGTCGACATCCGGGCCGACATTTACAGCCTGGGGGCAACGTTCTTCGCCCTCCTCACAGGCAAGCCGCCGTTCACCGGAACGACCGCGCAGAAGTTGCTCCAGCACCAGGTGAAACCGGCCCCGAGCCTGACCGGGGTCGACAAGACGTTCCCGCCCGGGCTGGCCGAGGTCGTGGCCAAGACCCTGGCCAAGCGCCCGGAGGACCGGTACCAGACCCCGGCCCACCTGATCGCCGCTCTGACCCCGTGGCTGAACCCCAGTGGCAAACTGGTCGCCGGGCTCTCGAGTACCGGACCGAACGGGGGCGAGCGGGCAATGGAAGCGGTGACGGCTATGGTCACCGGGGCGAGCAGTGCCCGCATGGCGCCCAGTCGCCCGCAGACCGGATCGGCCCGGAACACGCGCCTCCCGGAACTCGGGCGGAAGGGGAAACTGGTGGCCGCCGGGGTCGGCGTTCTGCTGGTCGCCGGTTTGGTCGCGGCGCTCTCGGGCGGGCGCAGTGGTGCGCCGGCAACCGAGCCGGGTACCCACGCAGCCAAGCCCCCGGGCACCGGGGCTCCTCCCGCGCCGGCACCGCAACCCGCTCCAGCGCCGCAACCCGAGGCGGCACCGGGTAACCGCGTGACGGCCGGCCGGTACGAGGTGGAACTGGACGCGACCGGGATCAAGAGCTTGCAGATCCAGGGCCAGGAGTTCATTCGGAGCCTGACGGTGTACCGCGGCGCCTACTTCTACGACGGCAGCCGGAACGCCGCCCTTCCGTTCCCGACGTTCACCCGGCAGTCACCGACCACCTACCTCGGCGATGGCCCGGTAGCCTCCGTGCGCTACGAGTTCTTTCCCGATCGCATGGCCTGGACGATTACCAACAAGCAAGGCGGCGAGGGACTGTTCTTCATCATCTTCAACGGGAAGGCGGTCCAGGCGGTATCCAACGACGCCGGCGAGTGGGCCGGGGCGCTCGCCAAGCGGGACTGGCCGAACTCGACCTGGTACGCCGGCCGCGCCAAACTCAAGGTGACCGGCGGGAGCGTGCTCCGCGGCGCCTGGACGGACCTGGACGAAACCTGCCAAGTGTGGCAACTCACGCTCCCGGCCGGCGCGACCCGTACCGTGACGCTGGAACCCGGCGAAGTCACCCCGGCCGAAGCCGCACAGGTCGCGAAAGTCGCTACCGCGCCGACGGCGAATTCCGAACCGGCACGCGGACCGCTGGGCCTGACGGCCCCGCTCGACAGGCAAGTGTTTCAGCGGACTTCTCGGACGACCGGCTGGGTCGGGGTGTCCGGTCGGGCGCCGGTCGGCGCGGATCGCGTCGAGGTCAAACTCGAGGGGCAGCCGCTCGAAGGCGTGTTGTCGACGGACTGGCGCGCGGTCCCGCTGAACGCACAAGAGCGCACGTTCGACGCCCGGGTTCCTGCCCCGGCGGGCGGGTGGTACACGGTCACCGTTCGGGCGCTCTCAAACAACGAGGTCGTCGCCGAAGAAGCGGTCACCAAGGTCGGGGTCGGCGAAGTGTTCGTCGGCGCCGGGCAGTCGAATTCGACCAACTACGGCGCCGAACCGACCCGCCCCAAATCGGACCTCGTGGCCTCGTTCGACGGCGCCCGGTGGCAACCGGCGAACGATCCCCAACCCGGGACCCACGACCACAGCAAGAGCGGGAGCTTCTGGCCCGCGTTCGGGGACGCGCTGGCGGACCGGTACAAGGTTCCGATCGGATTGGCCGTGACCGGTCACGGGCCGTCTACAACGGCCGAGTGGCGTCCGGGCAGCGAACTGTTCGAGTGGACCGCCAAGCGGATGAAACAACTCGGGCCGGACGGGTTCCGCGCCGTCCTGTGGCACCAGGGCGAGTCCGATGTCGGCCTCACCGCGGACCAGTACGCGACCAGCTTGACGACAGTCATTGAGGGCTCGCGCAAGGTGGTCGGCCGACCGGTTCCGTGGTTCGTCGCACGGGTCTCTTACATGGGTCCGGACCGGCCGAAGGCCGAGGGCGTCCGGGCCGGTCAGAAACGATTGTGGGACACCGGCGTTGCCCTGGAAGGCCCCGACACCGATGCCCTCACGGGCGACAACCGGGACAACGGTGGGCTGGGGGTTCACTTCAGCCCCAAGGGGCTCCAGGCCCACGGCCGCGCCTGGGCCGGCAAAGTAACCACCTACCTCGATACCGCGCTGACCGCTCCGTAG
- a CDS encoding SUKH-4 family immunity protein, producing the protein MSESFADRWARKWEACGFEGAGIEMVTCGSAVLPDSAAPCLSFDRAEKPVALWQVFGLKWTPEDRERLAPVLVIGSDGAGNPICVEAGKVVLFDHEDRFVTRQFVNSSVHCLAECLLAFIGEKNPERFREAARAIDLPALAEGAFWWHAARGVAEETA; encoded by the coding sequence GTGTCAGAATCATTCGCCGACCGCTGGGCAAGGAAGTGGGAAGCGTGCGGCTTCGAGGGCGCGGGTATCGAGATGGTGACGTGCGGCAGCGCCGTGCTCCCCGACTCCGCCGCGCCGTGTCTGAGCTTCGACCGTGCCGAGAAGCCCGTGGCCCTCTGGCAGGTCTTCGGCTTGAAGTGGACCCCTGAGGACCGCGAACGCCTGGCACCGGTTCTGGTCATCGGCTCCGATGGGGCGGGGAACCCGATCTGCGTCGAGGCCGGGAAGGTCGTACTCTTCGACCACGAGGACCGCTTCGTCACCCGGCAGTTCGTGAACAGCAGCGTTCACTGCCTTGCGGAGTGCCTGCTCGCGTTCATAGGAGAGAAGAACCCGGAGCGGTTTCGAGAAGCGGCCCGTGCCATCGATCTTCCGGCCCTTGCAGAGGGGGCGTTCTGGTGGCACGCCGCGCGGGGTGTCGCGGAGGAGACGGCGTGA
- a CDS encoding prolyl oligopeptidase family serine peptidase — MPTFVRYGTVASIIALAGAVGAQLARAELPAGLSAADASQIDRDLKTLGDRLLAFREKPVPLQREDLIADADVFRKGVAWALRYETELKPADVALIKKALARCSERAEALAKGKPAWTSRRGKLVRGYVSAVDGSTQPYGLVIPAGYDSNKPSRLDVVLHGSMKPSGLNELRFMNGFDAGDGSEKSAPDANFIELHPLGRVENCYRWAGETDVFEAIEAVCRGYNIDRDRIVLRGMSMGASGTWHLGLKYPSRFVALGPYCGYVDTREFSQTPLSTFVKVAALPEHQEKALHVLDSVDYAANAGAVPAIACMGEKDVFFQSHVLMGKAMEKEGLKLTNLISPGTGHVIDPKTHAEQMRRIKEFADKGLDRSPKHLRFVTWTLKYNQCHWLWALGLTEHYARAELEASVAADGTVEVKEPKNVTRFTLLPPVLQETNPQLRVGGAEIALPVREKNAPPAKPVIGRKDGKWAYLGELDATPLSGKRPGVQGPIDDAFATPFLCVRGTGKAWNPAIQTWADASLKRFAYEWDRYFRGELPVKDDTAVTDADMKRYNLILFGDPGSNALIARALPKMPVTWTEKDLTLGTDKYAAADHAPVLIQPSPFAPGRYVVFNSGHTFHEKDLASLNYLLFPRLGDWAVLKVGAKAPARPSDPLEEQVIRAGFFNEGWLLP; from the coding sequence ATGCCCACATTCGTCCGGTACGGGACCGTCGCCTCGATAATCGCCCTCGCCGGAGCGGTCGGCGCTCAGCTGGCACGGGCCGAACTGCCAGCCGGTCTTTCCGCTGCCGACGCCTCTCAAATTGACCGCGATCTCAAGACGCTCGGTGACCGGCTCCTCGCGTTCCGTGAGAAGCCGGTCCCGCTGCAGCGGGAGGATCTGATCGCCGACGCGGACGTGTTCCGCAAGGGCGTCGCCTGGGCACTGCGGTACGAGACGGAACTCAAGCCCGCGGATGTCGCCCTTATCAAAAAGGCGCTCGCGCGGTGTTCCGAACGGGCCGAGGCGCTCGCCAAAGGTAAGCCCGCATGGACTTCCCGAAGAGGGAAGCTCGTCCGCGGGTACGTGTCCGCTGTGGACGGCTCGACCCAGCCTTACGGACTGGTCATCCCAGCCGGGTACGACTCAAACAAGCCCTCGCGACTGGACGTGGTGCTGCACGGGAGCATGAAACCGAGCGGCCTGAACGAACTCCGGTTCATGAACGGCTTCGACGCGGGCGATGGTTCGGAGAAGAGTGCCCCGGATGCGAATTTCATCGAGTTGCACCCACTCGGCCGCGTCGAGAACTGCTACCGCTGGGCGGGCGAGACGGACGTGTTTGAAGCGATCGAGGCGGTTTGCCGGGGGTACAACATCGACCGCGACCGGATCGTCCTTCGCGGCATGTCGATGGGCGCGTCCGGTACTTGGCACCTCGGGCTGAAGTACCCGAGCCGGTTCGTCGCTCTCGGCCCGTACTGCGGGTACGTCGATACACGCGAGTTCTCGCAAACGCCCCTCTCGACCTTTGTGAAAGTCGCGGCCCTTCCCGAGCACCAGGAGAAGGCGCTGCACGTGCTCGACTCGGTCGATTACGCCGCCAACGCGGGGGCGGTCCCGGCGATCGCGTGCATGGGCGAAAAGGACGTGTTTTTCCAATCGCACGTGCTGATGGGCAAAGCAATGGAGAAGGAAGGCCTGAAGCTGACCAACCTGATTTCGCCGGGCACCGGGCACGTGATCGATCCCAAAACGCACGCGGAACAGATGCGCCGCATCAAGGAGTTCGCCGACAAGGGGCTGGATCGTTCCCCGAAGCACCTTCGGTTCGTCACCTGGACGCTCAAATACAACCAGTGCCACTGGCTGTGGGCGCTCGGCCTCACCGAGCACTACGCGCGGGCGGAACTGGAAGCCTCCGTTGCCGCCGACGGCACCGTGGAGGTGAAAGAGCCGAAGAACGTGACGCGCTTCACGTTGTTACCACCCGTGTTGCAAGAAACGAACCCGCAGCTTCGCGTCGGCGGGGCGGAGATCGCGCTTCCCGTGCGCGAGAAGAACGCGCCGCCCGCCAAGCCCGTGATCGGCCGGAAGGACGGGAAGTGGGCGTACCTCGGGGAACTCGACGCAACGCCCCTCTCGGGCAAGCGGCCGGGCGTGCAGGGGCCGATCGACGACGCCTTCGCCACGCCGTTCCTGTGCGTCCGTGGCACGGGTAAAGCGTGGAACCCGGCCATTCAGACGTGGGCCGACGCGAGCCTCAAACGGTTCGCCTACGAGTGGGACCGCTACTTCCGTGGCGAACTGCCGGTGAAGGACGACACCGCCGTCACCGACGCGGACATGAAACGGTACAACCTGATCCTGTTCGGTGACCCGGGCAGCAACGCTCTGATCGCCCGCGCCCTGCCGAAAATGCCGGTGACGTGGACCGAGAAGGACCTCACGCTCGGCACGGACAAATACGCCGCGGCCGATCACGCCCCGGTCCTGATTCAGCCGAGCCCCTTCGCCCCGGGCCGGTACGTCGTCTTCAACAGTGGGCACACGTTCCACGAGAAGGACCTGGCCTCACTCAACTACCTATTGTTCCCGCGACTGGGCGACTGGGCGGTGCTGAAGGTGGGCGCGAAGGCGCCGGCGCGCCCGTCCGACCCCCTGGAGGAACAGGTGATCCGTGCCGGGTTCTTCAACGAAGGCTGGCTCCTGCCCTGA
- a CDS encoding DUF1552 domain-containing protein: MARSRNRRDFIRDLGLSAAALPFVLNLPGLAFANQARRKQRLVILFSPNGVVPETFWPDQDGEKFALKESLKPLEPFRKRMLVLRGLSDKVGGDGDNHMRGMGCLLTGVELNPGNIQVGTTSAGWSKGHSIDQEIRRHLQGDGATKTRFGSLEFGALVPDRADTWTRMVYAGGNKPIAPIDDPHQMFAKLYGRVKDQELLGSVLDVVGDDLKRVGRVVSAEDRRLLEEHAAHVRELEEETKVASKTGAVAHPVPELDPGLKRENDLLPKISKTQIDLMVQSFAADFTRIATLQYTCSVGNARMRWLGIDDQHHELSHQDSDGAKKKLTKINGWFCEQVAYLAKRLADTPEPGAGGSLLDNTLIVWTNELGQGSSHTLDNIPFVLVGNGLDFKMGRSLNLKNKSHSRLLLSLAHGFDHRLKSFGNPTYCEGGPLSELV; encoded by the coding sequence ATGGCACGATCCCGCAACCGGCGCGACTTCATTCGCGACCTCGGACTCAGCGCCGCCGCACTGCCGTTCGTTCTGAACCTGCCGGGGCTGGCGTTCGCGAATCAGGCGAGGCGGAAACAGCGCCTCGTCATCCTTTTCAGCCCCAACGGTGTCGTTCCCGAAACGTTCTGGCCCGATCAGGACGGGGAGAAGTTCGCACTCAAGGAGAGCTTGAAGCCGCTGGAGCCGTTCCGCAAGCGGATGCTGGTTCTTCGCGGCCTGAGCGACAAGGTCGGTGGCGACGGGGACAACCACATGCGCGGGATGGGGTGCCTGCTCACCGGCGTTGAACTCAATCCCGGCAACATCCAGGTGGGCACCACCTCCGCCGGTTGGTCCAAGGGGCACTCCATCGACCAAGAAATTCGACGGCACCTCCAGGGCGACGGGGCGACCAAAACGCGCTTCGGTTCCCTCGAATTCGGCGCACTGGTCCCCGATCGGGCCGATACCTGGACGCGCATGGTCTACGCGGGGGGGAACAAGCCGATCGCCCCCATCGACGACCCGCACCAGATGTTTGCCAAGCTCTACGGGCGCGTGAAGGATCAAGAACTGCTCGGGAGCGTGCTCGATGTCGTCGGTGACGATCTGAAGCGCGTCGGTCGGGTCGTGAGCGCGGAGGACCGTCGCCTGCTCGAAGAACACGCGGCCCACGTGCGCGAACTGGAAGAGGAGACCAAAGTGGCGAGCAAGACGGGAGCGGTCGCCCACCCGGTGCCGGAACTCGACCCGGGTCTCAAGCGAGAAAACGATTTGCTGCCCAAAATCAGTAAGACCCAGATCGACCTGATGGTTCAATCCTTCGCTGCCGATTTCACCCGGATCGCGACCCTGCAGTACACGTGTTCCGTTGGAAACGCCCGCATGCGCTGGCTCGGCATCGACGACCAGCACCACGAGCTGTCGCACCAGGACAGCGACGGGGCCAAGAAGAAGCTCACAAAAATCAACGGCTGGTTCTGCGAGCAGGTGGCGTACCTGGCGAAGCGACTGGCCGACACACCCGAACCCGGGGCAGGGGGCTCACTACTCGACAACACGCTGATCGTCTGGACGAACGAACTCGGCCAAGGGAGTTCGCACACCCTCGACAACATCCCGTTCGTGCTGGTCGGTAACGGCCTCGATTTCAAGATGGGGCGATCGCTCAATTTGAAGAACAAGTCACACAGCCGGTTGCTGCTGTCGTTGGCCCACGGGTTCGATCACCGGCTGAAATCCTTCGGTAACCCCACTTACTGCGAGGGCGGCCCGCTGTCGGAACTTGTCTAA